AAAAATTGTTAATCGGGACGCAAGAAGAGAGCATTGAGATAGCGCACATGGCCATCGGCGGCGACCACTTGATCCAGATTGCCAGCATAGCGCAGTCCGAGATTGTCCAATAGGGGAAAAATATCCCGGAATTGGCATTGCCCCTTATACAGTCCATCTAAGGAAATTTCCAAAATACAGGCCTTAGCTTGCCTTAGTATTTTTTCTCCGCCTCGAATCACCCGGTCTTCGTAACCCTGTACGTCGATTTTTACCAGTAATTCCGGCAGTAGCTTTCCTACAAATTGTTCCATTTCCCGGTCAAGGGTTGACTGGTGAACGATAATTTTTTCCTGTTCCCGCACCATGGGATATAAGCTTTCGCAAAGTTTCGTCGTTGGTAAGAGGGATGAAGAAGCGGTAAAAAGCACATGGCTATTAATTTCCAACTCATCCACCCGATCGCCAAGGGCCAAGTTAAAAGTACGAACACGGTTTTGTTGGCGATCGCCCCATTGTTGGAGTTGTTGATAGGGTAGGGGCAAGGGTTCAAAGGCAAAAATTTGAGCTTGGGGAAAATAGCGGCGCATTTTTTTGGCAAATTGTCCCTTATTAGCGCCAATATCAATAATGGTTTGAATATTTAATTGCCTAATTCCCAGAAGTCTGCCATCCCAACTAGGGGTGAGCAAGTTGCCAACAAAGTTAAAAAAATTGTCACTGCAACGGCGGATAAAAGCGTTATTCAACAGAGCCTGGGCCATGGGATTATTAAATCTTGATGTTTCCCGTGGGAAAAATTGAAAATTTAGTGGACAAAAATAATATAAATGGCTTGGACATTACTGCACAGTAAGCTCCATCAAAATTTGCAACGGCGCTTCCCCGAGTTGCAAGGAACTCGAATTTTAGTGGCGGTATCCGGGGGACAAGACTCCCTCTGTTTACTGCATCTACTTAATGATTTAACCAAACAATGGCAGTGGCATTTGGCCGTAGCCCACTGTGACCACCGTTGGCCCACCGATGCAGGCATTGCCGACCACGTACAAGGCCTAGCCCAAGGTTATAAACTACCCTATTTCCAACGGGATGCCCAAGATTTACCCCAAACGGAAGCCGCCGCCCGCCATTGGCGTTACCACGCCCTCACGGCGATCGCCAAAGCAGAAAATTTTCCGGTGGTTATGACTGGCCATACCCAGAGCGACCGGGCAGAAACTTTATTGTTTAACCTCGTGCGGGGCAGTGGCAGTGACGGCTTACAAGCGATGAATTGGGTGAGGAATTTGGAAGAGTCCGGCTCAGACAAAAGCCCGATTAGGCTAATCCGTCCCCTCTTGGAAATTAGTCGTCAAGAAACTGGAGATTTTTGCCAGCAACAACAATT
The genomic region above belongs to Synechocystis sp. PCC 6803 substr. PCC-P and contains:
- a CDS encoding FkbM family methyltransferase; the encoded protein is MAQALLNNAFIRRCSDNFFNFVGNLLTPSWDGRLLGIRQLNIQTIIDIGANKGQFAKKMRRYFPQAQIFAFEPLPLPYQQLQQWGDRQQNRVRTFNLALGDRVDELEINSHVLFTASSSLLPTTKLCESLYPMVREQEKIIVHQSTLDREMEQFVGKLLPELLVKIDVQGYEDRVIRGGEKILRQAKACILEISLDGLYKGQCQFRDIFPLLDNLGLRYAGNLDQVVAADGHVRYLNALFLRPD
- the tilS gene encoding tRNA lysidine(34) synthetase TilS codes for the protein MAWTLLHSKLHQNLQRRFPELQGTRILVAVSGGQDSLCLLHLLNDLTKQWQWHLAVAHCDHRWPTDAGIADHVQGLAQGYKLPYFQRDAQDLPQTEAAARHWRYHALTAIAKAENFPVVMTGHTQSDRAETLLFNLVRGSGSDGLQAMNWVRNLEESGSDKSPIRLIRPLLEISRQETGDFCQQQQLSVWEDVLNEKLTYRRNRIRGELIPYLKKHFNPQVEKSLAQTVELLTAEVAYLEQVSGEIYQTLSQTDQKSLNCRLLSQKPLALQRRIIRQFLQSCQSQSPNFEEIEQIVGLINAPNRSQTSSLPGQGIVRVEGDFLRYIYQGK